The proteins below come from a single Perca flavescens isolate YP-PL-M2 chromosome 8, PFLA_1.0, whole genome shotgun sequence genomic window:
- the rassf7a gene encoding ras association domain-containing protein 7, giving the protein MELKVWVDGVVRVVCGLSEETSCQDVVIALAQAIGQTGRYVLIQRLRDTERQLLATEKPLESLAKLGQHGAEVQFFLRRTGPSSSDGPSSKQDRPPSPQLPKHPEPEPLKRNQPKKALTFNLGPSTSPNTKAKQFKKSPRDSPEQRASPSPSPVSPHIPSPSPSPSPALPIGPSKEEVFRKVLQQQERLRAMEAQLEALERESHTWERPSPSPCPSPVSDTHLKEEMDALEQAARRNHAELAHEQYWEEELKAEVERERGMRRKLGELHAKLDDCGRRLHKFSVRAAQLEQEIQRESQTEGKATRPEESLDAMKAELQSRENHGTELEEQLSETDKALGKAESLMQAKQEELEELNKELRQCNLQQFIQQTGVLPAHTHSRTELQEQLEQFELAHLLQDGYRNGSHSVSQVESPPRPTAKQFLGHPRNLQNPLVSSLNPEVLTSRESSWR; this is encoded by the exons ATGGAGCTCAAAGTGTGGGTGGACGGAGTGGTGCGGGTGGTGTGCGGCCTGTCTGAGGAGACATCCTGCCAGGATGTAGTCATCGCTCTGGCCCAGGCCATTG gTCAGACAGGCCGCTATGTTCTGATCCAGCGTCTTAGGGATACAGAGAGGCAGCTGTTGGCTACAGAGAAGCCTCTGGAGTCTCTGGCTAAGTTAGGCCAACACGGCGCCGAAGTTCAGTTCTTCCTGCGCCGTACTGGCCCAAGCAGCAGTGACGGACCCAGCTCGAAACAGGACAGACCACCTTCACCCCAACTGCCCAAGCATCCTGAGCCAGAGCCTTTGAAACGCAACCAGCCTAAGAAAGCACTCACCTTTAACCTGGGGCCATCCACCTCTCCGAATACCAAAGCCAAACAGTTTAAGAAGTCTCCTCGGGACTCTCCAGAGCAAAGAGCCTCCCCTTCTCCCAGCCCTGTATCCCCTCATATTCCATCCCCATCCCCATCCCCATCCCCAGCACTACCTATAGGCCCATCCAAAGAGGAGGTTTTTAGGAAGGTTCTTCAGCAACAGGAGCGACTGAGGGCTATGGAGGCGCAGCTAGAAGCCCTAGAGAGGGAGTCACACACATGGGAGCGTCCCAGCCCATCTCCATGTCCTTCACCGGTTTCTGACACTCACTTGAAAGAAGAGATGGACGCTCTGGAGCAAGCGGCGCGGAGGAACCATGCCGAGCTCGCCCATGAACAGTATTGGGAGGAGGAGCTTAAGGCAGAGGTGGAGAGGGAGCGAGGAATGAGGAGGAAGCTTGGGGAGCTCCACGCCAAGCTCGACGACTGCGGACGGCGGCTCCACAAGTTCTCCGTTCGCGCTGCTCAGCTGGAGCAAGAGATCCAGCGGGAAAGCCAGACGGAAGGGAAAGCCACCAGACCCGAGGAATCCCTCGACGCCATGAAGGCAGAACTCCAGAGTCGGGAGAATCACGGGACAGAGCTGGAGGAGCAGCTTTCTGAGACTGACAAGGCTCTGGGGAAGGCAGAGTCTCTGATGCAG GCCAaacaggaggagctggaggagttGAATAAGGAGCTGAGGCAGTGTAACCTGCAGCAGTTTATTCAACAGACAGGTGTCCTGCCAGCGCACACTCACTCACGCACCGAGCTTCAGGAGCAACTGGAGCAGTTTGAACTGGCACATCTTCTGCAGGATGGCTACAGGAATGGAA GCCACAGTGTAAGTCAAGTGGAATCGCCACCTCGGCCCACTGCCAAACAGTTCCTGGGACATCCACGCAACCTGCAAAACCCTCTGGTGTCCAGTCTCAACCCtgagg TCCTGACATCCCGAGAGTCGTCATGGAGATAA